GTCATATGTTGTTTATACAGCAAAATGGAGTCCAACCTGGTTGTGGcctttaggcactactgcaaCATAAATATTAAGTAATAATTTGCTCTTGGATTCTTCCCTCCTTCTAGATTCACAGTTGAAAGGGTGAATGAGTGTGTAATTTATCCAGTGCCAAACATTTCTCTTCAGATATGCAAGAGGAATAGTTcataaaacactttacaaacattaaagccTTGCAACCCTCTATGAGGTACGTCagttttatctccattttactgatgaggaaaCCGCACCACAGAGAGGCTAAATATCTTGCCCAAAGCCATGCAGTGGCACAGCCAAGACTAAAACCCTGGGGTACTGACCCCTAGTCTTCAGGGACTAACCATTACACAATCCCTAATATGGATATACTAGTCAGAAGAGACAGAATCCCATTTTCTCTCAAAAGAGGGCACTGtttgggtggtgggaggagaaagggaggaTCATGTAGAGGGCTTGGCTACCTTCTTTTGATGATCTTCCTCACAGCAGAGTGATATTACTCTGTACAGTGCTCTCCCCTTCCTCAGTCCTGTGTGATCTAATTCCTCTTTATCATAGACTTAATGGCTGGACAGCAGACGAGGTGAGAATAGTGGGAAAGGGAAGAACAGACTCCTTTGTAAAGATCCCGCCATAGGCTTCAGTGACAGATTCTTcactttccttcctcttcttccatCTCTCACTTCTCAGGATCAATCTGGACCGGTTCAGGCGTCAGAACTTTTCTTTTCTTCGTCTAGTTTATTTTGgtcttttcctgtttgtttacaGAAGCAGTCTCCAAATGCTTGTCCCCTTCCCAGGGTCAAGGTGAAAAGCTCTCCCCTGATTGAAAAACTGCAGGTAGGTGCTGGATGCTTTCAACATGGCTGTTGTAACTCTCAGGGAATTAAATTGATTAGCCTTTTAACATGGCTCCTATATTTGTATCCCTGAGGATACGTCTACACAACAGCTAGGAAGGTACTTCCCAGCATGAGTAGAAAGACGAGTACTAGCTCTGTTTGAGCTAgaaagctaaaaatagcagtgtggccatagCGGCACAGGCTGCTGCTtgagctagccacccaagtatgcACCCAGGGGGTTGGGTGGGATTGTATTGGGCAACTAGCCCAAGTCACCACCCATGCCAGTGTGACCACACTGCTATTGTTAGTACAGTAggtcaagcagagctagcacgtCTGTCTGCCCGAAGCACCCTCCCagttgaagtgtagacataccctaaaagctTCTCACGTTTCTTTTATATTTCCCAAGGAACTCAACAGCTTACCCAGCATTTACTACTCCCCTGTATCTCTCAGTAGCTGGTTTATGCCAGTTAGGACAACTAACAATATGTGAGTCTCTTCACATAACGCCCTGCTAATGCCAGCTGGCACGCCTGGTATTGTGAGCTTCCTCCTAGCACTGCCCAAATAATAGCATCCTGTTCATGGCAGTGTTGTGCTCAAGTCAAGAACACTCAACTATCCGAACTAAATAGCACTGTTCAATGGGATTCCAGAAGTGGGAGCCCCATCACAAAGCATACCCAGTTATTTCAATGGTATTCTCTTGTTAAATTTAGTGATCATTTGAAGGGCCTGAGAGTGCCCACAGTGCCCACAGCTGCAAACTTCAGGTGCTATCTGGCAAACACAGAATGATTTAAAGTTCCTTGTTGTTATTGACTGCTCTGTTCACAGCCTCTCCTGTGCAAAGCTATGAGAGACATATTCACTTGGCTGGGACACTGGAAAATCCCTAATACTGCAGATGACACAGGAATGGTCCTGAGATCCAGCTGTTCGGGAAGGGCAATTGTCCATCCAGAAATTCTCCACATAGAATTGTTTGTTGACAATATCACCAGGAGAAACACAAAACCAGGAGCTATATCTCTTATGTCAGCTGGGAGGCTATCATGTTTGTTAAGGGGAAAGGCTCCCCCACGTGGTCACTGTGTGATCATATTACCAtacaaaaagacaaggagtacttttcgcaccttagagactaacaaatttatttgagcataagctttcgtaagctacatccgatgaagtgagctgtagctcacaaaagcttatgctcaaataaaggtgttagtctctaaagtgccacaagtgctcctgttctttttgcggatacagactaacacgactgcaactctgaaacctgttattaccATACAGTATGTTGTTTCAGTCCACTTCACCTCTGACAGGGGGAATTTGGGTGGCAGGTAGAAtaacaccaaaaatcatgatatTAAATCTGAGGGGAGGTTTATTATAATgacttcttgtttgtttttttttgtaggccAATCTGGCATTTGCTCCAGCTGCCCTGGTGCCAGGTACATCTCCAAAAAGCCCAGGTCTGAAAGTCATACCATCTCCCTTTAGCACTCCCCCTTCAACTCCCAGTAGCCCCGGCATCCAGTCCCATTCCAGTGAATCGGATGAGACACCAGTCAGTTTTGATCAACCACCAGAGGGCACTCACCTGAAGTTTTATAACAAGGTATAGTGTCTTCCAGGCCTTCTCCAACACAGGAAGCCAAAGCCAGTTTACTGCTTGGAGTGGAAGTGGAACAGTTGTCTTACCCTCCAATTCAGTCTTCACAGGGTGTGTTTGCAGCCAAATGAGGAGATCGCTGCATCTGTTTTGAAATTCCCTCTCACTGTGATCCATGGGACTCCCTCTTttgcctgcctgcaaacagagttCCATAGTCCAGATTCCAGCTGGCTTCAGGTGATGAAGTGGCATGACTCACCTGCTTCAACTCAACATGAGCTGGACTGATCACAGCTTTTCAAACAACATTATGTCAAAATTAATGACCAACGCTTAGTAGTGCAGTGCGTTAGTATATTAATATGGCAGCTTGCAAGTCCAATAAACCTTGAAATTCTGCAGTGTGTTCCATGCCCACCCCTTTAATACAGAGGCATAGCCCATGGAGAGCCAATCATACAACACTTAACCTAGATCTGAGCAGGACAGGCTGTATTGACTACTGGGAACTGTAGTCTCTGTAAACCACAATTCTGGATTAAAGAAGAAGGCAGCTGGTTAACTTCTCCAGTTTATGCAGTTAGGTGCAGTTCTTAGTTTGCAGGCTAGCTGCCAAAACAGCCTTCAACTGGGAGAAGTTGGGAGGCCCAAGACATACCAGAATAGCAGGGGCTTCTGCAGATTAGGACTCAGATGAATTGGCAACAATGGGGAGAGAATCTGGACTGCTTGATTTCACCATTGGTCCTCAGATTACTGAGAAGTAAAACTTCTCTATCCTTTCTCATCACCCCAGTGCCCAAAATAAAATGGCAGAGGTTTCCAAAGTAATTCCTCACTCATAAGTAACTATATATCAAGTCTAGTGTCCTTGTAGTCAAACTTAATGTTTTCAGATTTGATAATGTAAATTGGAGAGAGAGCCACAGTTTAAATGGGGTAATGATCTCTCACTACTTATTCAAAGTGTCAATGAGAAGGAGAACCGGTGTCTTGAGTCACCAGCTAAGCATCAAAGTCATTCACCCTAAGTTTCTGGGCTGACACTGTACACTGGTGTGGTTTATTTAAATTCTTCCATCTCAGCTTTACCTGTTCTTAGGTGCGGACACGGGGATCACTGAAGCGCAGACCCCCTTCCAGGAAATTCCGAAAGTCCCAGTCAGACTCCGGAGATGGTGAAGATTTAAGGGCGACTGGATCATCTCAAGAAAATGGGGTCAAAGAAGAGGATGGTGATGAGGTATTCGTGCCTAAGAGTCAGAAAGAGGAGTCACAGTCACTTGTGTGTGAAACAGGAAGTAAACTGATGCAGAAACAGATAGGATCCAATGAAAAGCCACCCTCAGGGAGAGGGTCCAGCAGGACAGAAaacaaagaggagagagaaaaagaaatagaagCAGTGAAACCACGCAAGAGCAGCACAGGAGATAAGGAGAAGCCGTGCCAGAGCCCtccaggggaggaagagaggaagtCATCCCAGAGCACGCCAGAGGAGAAGCCATGCCCAAGTACCATGGGAGATAAGGATAAGAAGTTGTGCCAGAACACCCCAGAGAATAAGGAAGGGAGCAccctgggggaaagggagggtggCAATGCCTCTGAACaggaaaaaaggaacaaagaaaataaagaggtgaaaaaggaagaaaacagtGAGGGCAAAGACACACAGGAAACATCAGACACCCAGGAAAAGTCCCTGAAGATGGGGATGTCGCAGCCAGCAGCAGACACAGGAACTGCCAGTGAGCATCACAGTGTGCTGCCAATGCAAGAACCGGGCACAGAGTAAGTATGAAGCAGAGATGAGAGATGCCACCATGGTAATTACTCATGAAATACCAGAGGTTCTCACAAGCGTtttgccttaaaaataaaaaggcactTGTGCCAGAGTGTCAGTGTTACCATTTCCCTCTGGTGCTTGTTAAATCCCAGTACAAATCAACTTCAATATCAGAGCATCTAATACAGACAATTAAAAGGCTCAGCTCCCCAGGCTGGCATGACAGTGAAAGGGATGGTAGgtgaaaaagagaaagaaatgctGACCTTTGACACTTTGCTCAGCTGCCCAGTATTTTGAAAGTACATGTGGCAAAAAGCATTTTTCACCCTGAGACCATTTAGATTAAACTGTCTGATTAAAAGGGACATTTTCAAATCTCTTCTTGGCAC
The nucleotide sequence above comes from Caretta caretta isolate rCarCar2 chromosome 1, rCarCar1.hap1, whole genome shotgun sequence. Encoded proteins:
- the RCSD1 gene encoding capZ-interacting protein isoform X2, with translation MEGRPAETNPEVEKSASLSVAQLAGKFKEQAATISGKEIPANKPTRRKPPCSLPLHTQKLELGHSGEPKQSPNACPLPRVKVKSSPLIEKLQANLAFAPAALVPGTSPKSPGLKVIPSPFSTPPSTPSSPGIQSHSSESDETPVSFDQPPEGTHLKFYNKVRTRGSLKRRPPSRKFRKSQSDSGDGEDLRATGSSQENGVKEEDGDEVFVPKSQKEESQSLVCETGSKLMQKQIGSNEKPPSGRGSSRTENKEEREKEIEAVKPRKSSTGDKEKPCQSPPGEEERKSSQSTPEEKPCPSTMGDKDKKLCQNTPENKEGSTLGEREGGNASEQEKRNKENKEVKKEENSEGKDTQETSDTQEKSLKMGMSQPAADTGTASEHHSVLPMQEPGTETQETLM
- the RCSD1 gene encoding capZ-interacting protein isoform X1, with the translated sequence MEGRPAETNPEVEKSASLSVAQLAGKFKEQAATISGKEIPANKPTRRKPPCSLPLHTQKLELGHSGEPKQSPNACPLPRVKVKSSPLIEKLQANLAFAPAALVPGTSPKSPGLKVIPSPFSTPPSTPSSPGIQSHSSESDETPVSFDQPPEGTHLKFYNKVRTRGSLKRRPPSRKFRKSQSDSGDGEDLRATGSSQENGVKEEDGDEVFVPKSQKEESQSLVCETGSKLMQKQIGSNEKPPSGRGSSRTENKEEREKEIEAVKPRKSSTGDKEKPCQSPPGEEERKSSQSTPEEKPCPSTMGDKDKKLCQNTPENKEGSTLGEREGGNASEQEKRNKENKEVKKEENSEGKDTQETSDTQEKSLKMGMSQPAADTGTASEHHSVLPMQEPGTEVQKGCTG